The segment TTCCGTGAAACCTCTTCAAAGGCATCCAATTGGTTACCGCCATCCCGGACTGATTTCAAGACGACGGCTGCCAACAATTCATCTTCTTCTTCACTCCAACAACGCCCTTTCATGCCGAATCCTCCTTCAAATCCAATCTATCTGCATAGTATGCAATGTTCAGAGCAGAGTGCCCTTTTCTTTTGAAGGGATCGGTTGGAATCCCACAGATTCAACAGAGCGATACAAAAAACGAAAAAAAATATTTTTTCAGGTTTAAAATAGTGAGAAGGGGGAAAAGAAGTATCAGAAAAAGAAAAAGACCAGGAAAAAATCCCTGGCCACATGAAAGAGGGTCAAGATTAAGGAGTTAAGAAGCGTGGTAGCATAAGCAAGGAGGTCAACCTCGCTTACAATTCTATCATACCATAATGTTCGAAATTTGTCGATGTATGTTCGTCATTTTTTTGAACATTTGGATCCATTGTCGACATCTTTCATTTTTCTCCGTCAAAGACGGGAATTGGTTTAAGGCAATACTTTTTTCAGATATCGAGTAAATCCCCGTCTCTCTTTTTTTTGTGCTCTTAAAGCCCGCTTAAACCGGATCCGAACCCCTCGATCATTCATATGAGAGACTAGTATCCTGCTCAAAAGCCGGACCTCTTCTTCCTCTTCCAAATTGGACAGAACTTTTGCACAGGTCTCAAAATAACGGTGATCCTCAGTCGTGTACCGGACAGCAATCTTCAAATGAAGGAAAGCTTGCTGTTTGCGGTCAGTCCGGACATATACCTCTGCCAACAGAGCATGAGCCAAGGGATCCTGCGGGTTCTTGGTCAACCCACGAAGGAGATATGATTCTGCTGCGCCGAGAGTGTTTTCACGAAGCAACAAAAATCGGCCGAACTCCCGATAAGCTTGACTGAATTCAGGGTGGTTGTCCAACACTTTTTCATAGATGGCCTGAGATTCTTCCTCCCGTTCCATCTGCTCCAGCAAGAGGGCATTTAATAAAAGGCCCTGTGCATGATTCGGATCCACAACAAGTAACTTCTCCACTGCATCCAAAGCTTCGGAAAATCTGCATTTTTCATACTTCATATAAGCCGTTTCAATAAGCTCTTTTACAGTGGCATCCACTGCAGTTTGACTTTGATCATCTGCAATATCCTTAGACGTAACCGTTTCCATCTCAGTCGCTGTACCCGATTCGGTCATCCTGATTCCCCCTCCCCCTCGTCCTGCATTTTTTCCGGGATTTCAAGTGTGTAATCCGATTCGGTGACGATTTGATTTTATCGCATTCGACAATTTTTGTCACGTTTTTTCGACATAAACTGCTGTTTTTCACATAAAAAAGGCGGGTTATTCCACCTTTGCTTCTTTCTATCCTGTTATCCCTTTAAGATAACCGATTTTCCAGTGGAAAATTTGGAAAATTATCTTGAAAAACAGATTTAGCTTCTCATCATGGGGTCAACCATTTCCATGGACAAACAGAAACTCCCAAAGGAACCTACTGATGAGTGCCGGGCTCGCTATTAGTATAGCATGTTTCCAAAGAAACGGCTAATACAGCATTGAATTCCAAAAAAGAATACAAATAGGTGTAAAGTGATCCACCCCTTATCATAGACCCCACACGATGCTACGAGTCAAAACAGTTCCCTCACCTTTAATCAGCCAGATCATATATAAAAGATCATCAAAAACCATTGACAACTCCAATATATCGAAATAATATATTGCAAAGATATATCAACTCGATATATAGGGGTGAAGGTCTATGTCTGTCAAACATATTCTGCTGGGTATTCTTAGCTGGAGGCCCTCCTCCGGCTATGACATCAAATTGGAAGTGGAAGTCCAGGGACGACAGATGGGGTGGGGAAGTATCAGCTATGGTAGTATCTACCCCCAACTAAAGAAGCTGGAAGAAAAAGGATTGATTCAAGCCCAGTACACTGAAAAAAGCGGTAGAAAGACAACCATTTATGATTTAACCGGAAAAGGGTGGACTGAGTTAAGCAACTGGCTTGCCCAGCCTCCTTCCTATCCGACTACCCGGGATGAACTGTACATGAAGCTCAGCTTCTGGGAAACCGCTATGCCGGAGGATCGCCACACACTGATCCAACATTTGGAATTGCGCCGTCAGGAAAGTCTTGCTTTACTGGAACACTTCCAACAGTGGATAAACAACGACAGGTCTGCCATCAGTGAAATGGGAAAGATTGCGATGGAATATGATCAGGCCCGTCTTCGTTTGGATATCGAATGGTCGGACCGTATCATCGAACAATTAAAACAACCGGCTCAACCTCCCCACCAAGATCCGAATCGCCTATTTGAAAAGGCCCGTCATCGTAGAAAGTGTGCCTTGCAACAGGATGGATATAAGAAGAGAAACGGGGATCAACCACAGTGAAGTCCTCCATCCTTTCTCCTCTCCGCCATCGCCCTTATCGCATGCTGTTTTCCGCCCAAGTTTTTTCCGATATGGGGAACTGGTTTGATTTTATCGCACTGGAGGCCCTGATTATCTATCATTGGGGACTGGGAGCCGGAGCATTAGCCGCCTTCGCCTTTTGCACCGGTCTTCCCTGGGCTTTGGTCAGTCCCCTGGTTTCCGTATGGGTAGACCGATTACCCAAAAAAGCGCTGATGATCGGTTGCAATCTGATTCGAATTCCTTTGATTGTCGGTTTCATCTTTGCACCCAATCTGTTCGTTCTTCTTCCCATCGTATTTTTAAAAGAAGTGTTGGACGTAGCCTTTGATCCCGCCCGACAAGCGGCAATGCGATTCATCCTGCCCAAAGAACTCCTATACCGGGCCAATGCACTCAGCCAACTTTCCCTTCAAGGTTCCAAGATCCTGGCCCCTACCTTGGGTGCCATTGTGGTAGCCGCTTATAACCCCCAGGCTGCTTTTATCATCGAAGTTGTGGGATTTTCCATCTCTACCCTGTTTCTATTGGGACTTCCTTCGTTGAAGGTGGAGAAAAGCTCCCCCTCTTCAGAGAAAAGCGGGTATTGGGAAGAATTGAAGGAAGGTTTCCAATGCTTCGCCAATCGTCCGATCCTTCGCTTTGCTATTGTCATGGTCACTACCGGCATGTTTATGATTTGGCTCGTAGATAAACTCATCATCTTATGGTCCAAAGACGTAGGATTTGGTATCTCACAATTTGGTTATATAACCAGCTCAATCGGGGCAGGGAGTGTCATTGGCGCACTGGCTGTCAGTCGGTGGAGTAACCGGATTCAAAACCCTTTGCTGCTGATGAGCTTTGCCGGAATCGGAGCCGGTGTACTTGATTTGGTAATCGGTTCAGGTGGCATCGGATTCTTTACATTTCCCCTTGTTGCATGGATGGGGATTTGGTTTTTCATCGGATTTGTGGCTCCTTTCTTTTCCATTCCCTATGCTTTTATTTTACAAACGGAAACACCTCCTGATTTGCTGGGACGTGTCACAGGTACCGCCAACGCTTTCCAAAACAGCACCATGCTGATTGCTCCTTTTTTGGGAGCTTCTTTGGCAAAAGGGATCGGTGTGGGAGGCGTGTTTATCACTTCAGGTTTCGGCCTTGCCCTGGCGTCTTTGTTGGCAATCCTGATCATTAAAAAGAAAAACCTGCTTCCAAGAAGTCCTGTTCAAGAGGACCAACAAGCATCGATATAAGTCCCTGACAAAACCAAAAACCGACCGAATAAGGGGTCGGTTTTTTTACAGGTTTATGGCAACGGACTTCCGTCTATTTTCACAAGCTCTCCAGGAAGTTTGTATCAAAATACACCAACCATATAGGAGAACAACATACCTTTAAATCGTTTGAGCCAAGGCTCCCTGCTCTTTGTTGAGTGTCCGTTGATCAAAGTTGCTTCCGGTAATGCCTCCCAACCGGATTGTACCGTTTCAGAGGGCCTTTCCACCAGTGATCCGTTGTAGAAAAGATCGTGGCACATCATCCCGTCGGAACTTTCATAGATCTTTAATGCGCAAACACTCCCGCCAATCCGAAATGTATACCCGGTTCCGTTGGATAAGGGTACCTCCCGCTTTTCCTCCACCGGATGATTGTCCACCCATATACGTCGCTTGATCGGTATTTGTTGGTTGTATTCAACCTGAACCATGTGAACACCGTCTTTCGACTGAAACATCCACCATGGATCCCTGTCCACAACTTTTAAAGGGAGAAGACTTTCACCTGTATCCACACATGTGCCATTCAAAAATAACTGGAAGCGATATTCAAAGCGACCTTTTCGGGTAATCAGCATGACCAGATCATGAGAACCGGATTTCAAAAAATGACAACTGTCCCCTGGACTCTTTATATACCTTTTTTCTCCCACCACGACTCCGTCTAAAGTAATTACTCCCTTGGGGCCACGGTGCTCCAAAACCACTTTGTGCTGATCCTCGCCCAGTTTTAATGTCCAACTCCGCACTTCACCCAAAGCAATATCCAAGGGAGCGTTTACCGTAGTCTCCTGACCGGTGATAACAGAGAAGCCGTCAATGATCAGATCATAGTGATAGCAAAGGGTGGACTCTCTTTTAATCCGGATCCAACAGGGGACATCTCCTACAGTAAAAGCATGTTGAGCATCTTTGCCTGCAGTCAGGGATGCATCTGTTTGAAAGACGGTGTTTCCATCCACCAATATCCGTTTTTCATTCCATAATCCCCGATGCTCCATCATTACCGTATAAAAACGTCCCTGTAAGGGAAAGTTCCATGCTTTTTTTCGAACCTCGGAAGGAGTCGGTTTCAAATGTACCGGAAAGCCGGTTTCCCAAGAGATTCCGTCCACTGAGAGATCATAAAAAAATTTTTCTTTTCCATCCGGTTTTAAATGAATGCCAAGTTGATGCCCTTTCCACAAAATCAAATGCTGACTTTCTTCTTCTTGATGTACACGGCTTTCTTCCACCACCGTGCCGTCTATCTCCACAATCCGTTTGCCATAAAGCTCATGCCGGAATGTTATCGTATAAATACCACCAGACAACCTGACATCCCAATTTTTAACAATACCGGAGGATGAAGTCGATCGATAAGGAGGTACAT is part of the Kroppenstedtia pulmonis genome and harbors:
- a CDS encoding PadR family transcriptional regulator → MSVKHILLGILSWRPSSGYDIKLEVEVQGRQMGWGSISYGSIYPQLKKLEEKGLIQAQYTEKSGRKTTIYDLTGKGWTELSNWLAQPPSYPTTRDELYMKLSFWETAMPEDRHTLIQHLELRRQESLALLEHFQQWINNDRSAISEMGKIAMEYDQARLRLDIEWSDRIIEQLKQPAQPPHQDPNRLFEKARHRRKCALQQDGYKKRNGDQPQ
- a CDS encoding MFS transporter, translated to MKSSILSPLRHRPYRMLFSAQVFSDMGNWFDFIALEALIIYHWGLGAGALAAFAFCTGLPWALVSPLVSVWVDRLPKKALMIGCNLIRIPLIVGFIFAPNLFVLLPIVFLKEVLDVAFDPARQAAMRFILPKELLYRANALSQLSLQGSKILAPTLGAIVVAAYNPQAAFIIEVVGFSISTLFLLGLPSLKVEKSSPSSEKSGYWEELKEGFQCFANRPILRFAIVMVTTGMFMIWLVDKLIILWSKDVGFGISQFGYITSSIGAGSVIGALAVSRWSNRIQNPLLLMSFAGIGAGVLDLVIGSGGIGFFTFPLVAWMGIWFFIGFVAPFFSIPYAFILQTETPPDLLGRVTGTANAFQNSTMLIAPFLGASLAKGIGVGGVFITSGFGLALASLLAILIIKKKNLLPRSPVQEDQQASI